In Anopheles cruzii chromosome X, idAnoCruzAS_RS32_06, whole genome shotgun sequence, one genomic interval encodes:
- the LOC128270389 gene encoding longitudinals lacking protein, isoforms H/M/V-like isoform X2: protein MANLTNMSPQQFSLRWNNYTNYIAGAFDALRYEEDFVDVTLCCEGRKIRAHKILLSACSPYFKEVFKENPCQHPVIIFKNVRHSDLMSIVEFMYQGEVSVAQDQLPSFLHTAELLSIRGLTDSSNEPRQQQQQTGSSASIAQQLLQTQGQTALLEKPTTITTADSLFLTLPSNSTIVHQPKLLQAQIQTPIISKTIIKAATTEMPALTTPSGTITVPIAQSPQQQQSAIAKIQVQTSQQQQAAQQSQQVQVQMQQVPQVVQQVQQVQQVQHVQQVQQVQQVTQQSQQQQSHLQQQIQQPVQTQATTLQEVVDSVVQPKKKKIKIQQIITSQSAASTVPAMTVAVTATASGQSGDSDMFEPEAYTIATTKVDASRTQQEQQEQTVETYTESAQSSGAALKIEMPEFISVGEAMTTGSANNNSFMQESYELVGENIEDKDVDDDEMAQDNIEIEGSDIDMSRIFQGSSDEQKSNILQVSLEKIEITTEDKLYKCPECRRSFCSTNAMKRHRQAKHTNSQVSFMCALCDARFKTKWSLSTHKSKYHRGQSTSFTIRSTDGASSAATIEVVTGESATGSSAPSGASGPTSAKILKTDHTGTSSQEAQKRASSGGMVTRIKSQIITPEDP, encoded by the exons ATGGCGAATTTAACAAACATGTCGCCACAGCAATTTTCGCTGCGGTGGAATAATTACACTAACTACATAGCCGGCGCGTTTGATGCTCTCCGTTACGAGGAGGACTTTGTGGACGTAACGCTCTGCTGCGAGGGTCGCAAAATCCGCGCACACAAGATTTTACTGTCTGCCTGCAGCCCGTACTTCAAAGAAGTATTCAAGGAGAATCCATGCCAGCATCCGGTGATCATCTTTAAGAATGTGCGCCACAGCGACCTGATGTCGATCGTAGAGTTTATGTACCAGGGCGAGGTGAGCGTCGCCCAGGATCAGTTGCCATCGTTTTTGCACACGGCTGAATTGTTATCGATCCGAGGGTTGACCGATAGCTCGAACGaaccacggcaacaacagcaacagacgGGTTCGTCTGCCTCCATCGCGCAACAGCTACTACAAACGCAAGGTCAGACGGCACTACTGGAAAAGCCCACCACGATCACGACCGCGGATTCGCTGTTTCTCACTCTGCCATCTAACTCAACTATCGTCCATCAACCGAAGTTACTGCAGGCGCAAATACAAACGCCGATCATCAGTAAGACTATAATCAAAGCCGCAACAACCGAGATGCCGGCCCTGACGACGCCTAGTGGCACTATTACCGTACCTATTGCACAGTcgccacagcaacaacagtcgGCGATTGCCAAGATCCAAGTACAAACGtcgcaacaacagcaagccGCTCAACAGTCCCAACAGGTGCAAGTACAGATGCAGCAAGTCCCACAAGTAGTCCAGCAAGTTCAACAAGTACAGCAAGTACAGCATGTTCAGCAAGTTCAGCAAGTGCAACAAGTTACGCAGCAAtcccagcaacagcaatcgcACCTTCAGCAACAAATTCAGCAACCAGTCCAAACGCAAGCCACAACGTTACAGGAAGTAGTCGACAGTGTAGTCCaacccaaaaagaaaaaaataaagataCAGCAGATTATTACTTCGCAATCGGCAGCCAGCACTGTACCAGCAATGACAGTCGCTGTAACTGCCACAGCTTCTGGCCAGTCGGGCGACAGTGACATGTTTGAACCGGAAGCCTACACCATCGCGACTACCAAGGTTGATGCGTCACGTACACAGCAAGAACAACAAGAGCAAACTG TTGAAACTTACACAGAATCAGCCCAATCTTCAGGTGCAGCACTTAAAATCGAAATGCCAGAATTTATCAGCGTTGGCGAGGCAATGACCACTGGAAGCGCGAACAATAACTCGTTTATGCAAG AGAGCTACGAATTAGTTGGTGAAAATATAGAGGATAAAGATGTAGATGACGATGAAATGGCACAGGACAACATAGAAATCGAAGGTTCAGATATAGATATGA GTCGCATCTTCCAGGGGTCATCAGACGAGCAGAAATCGAACATATTGCAAG TCAGCCTGGAAAAGATTGAAATAACCACTGAGGACAAGCTCTACAAATGCCCTGAGTGTCGGCGATCCTTCTGTTCCACCAACGCTATGAAACGCCATCGGCAGGCAAAGCACACGAACTCGCAAGTTTCCTTTATGTGCGCCCTATGCGATGCTCGCTTCAAAACTAAATGGTCGCTATCAACGCATAAATCGAAATATCATCGCGGTCAAAGCACCTCATTCACTATACGTTCTACCGACGGGGCGTCGTCTGCTGCTACAATCGAAGTAGTCACTGGTGAGAGCGCGACCGGCAGTTCCGCGCCATCCGGTGCTAGTGGTCCTACTAGCGCGAAGATATTGAAGACTGATCATACCGGCACTAGTAGCCAGGAAGCCCAGAAACGTGCATCTTCTGGAGGAATGGTGACACGCATTAAGTCACAAATAATCACACCCGAAGACCCTTAG
- the LOC128267806 gene encoding probable methylthioribulose-1-phosphate dehydratase isoform X1, giving the protein MASGRSSIYQDLSEIYDNVINKEHPRKLIPELCKQFYNLGWVTGTGGGISIKLDDEIYIAPSGVQKERIQPDDLFIQNIEGDDLQTPPDYKKLTKSQCTPLFMLAYKDRNAGAVIHTHSPAAVMATLLWPGKEFRCTHLEMIKGIYDYELNRNLMYDEELVVPIIENTLFEKDLEESMAKALRDYPGTSAILVRRHGVYVWGHNWQKAKTMAECYDYLFSLSVEMHKVGLDSDAVPKRH; this is encoded by the exons ATGGCTTCTGGAAGGTCATCGATTTATCAAGATTTATCAGAG ATTTATGATAATGTTATCAATAAG GAGCATCCGCGCAAGCTTATTCCGGAGCTGTGTAAACAGTTTTACAATCTTGGATGGGTGACAGGAACTGGTGGCGGTATAAGTATAAAACTGGA TGATGAAATCTACATCGCCCCGTCGGGTGTGCAAAAAGAACGAATTCAACCAGATGATCTCTTCATCCAGAACATCGAGGGAGATGATTTGCAGACACCACCAGATTATAAAAA GCTAACCAAAAGCCAATGCACACCGCTTTTCATGCTGGCTTATAAGGATCGCAATGCTGGCGCTGTTATCCATACCCACAGTCCAGCGGCGGTGATGGCAACGCTGCTCTGGCCGGGAAAGGAGTTCCGCTGTACTCACTTAGAGATGATAAAG GGCATTTACGACTACGAACTGAACCGTAACTTGATGTACGACGAGGAACTGGTGGTACCGATTATAGAGAACACACTGTTTGAAAAAGACCTGGAAGAATCGATGGCTAAGGCGTTACGAGACTATCCTGGAACATCGGCCATTCTTGTGCGCCGCCATGGTGTGTACGTTTGGGGGCACAACTGGCAGAAGGCAAAGACGAT GGCTGAATGCTACGATTACCTTTTCTCATTATCGGTGGAAATGCACAAGGTTGGACTAGATTCGGATGCTGTACCGAAACGACACTAA
- the LOC128267806 gene encoding probable methylthioribulose-1-phosphate dehydratase isoform X2, protein MASGRSSIYQDLSEEHPRKLIPELCKQFYNLGWVTGTGGGISIKLDDEIYIAPSGVQKERIQPDDLFIQNIEGDDLQTPPDYKKLTKSQCTPLFMLAYKDRNAGAVIHTHSPAAVMATLLWPGKEFRCTHLEMIKGIYDYELNRNLMYDEELVVPIIENTLFEKDLEESMAKALRDYPGTSAILVRRHGVYVWGHNWQKAKTMAECYDYLFSLSVEMHKVGLDSDAVPKRH, encoded by the exons ATGGCTTCTGGAAGGTCATCGATTTATCAAGATTTATCAGAG GAGCATCCGCGCAAGCTTATTCCGGAGCTGTGTAAACAGTTTTACAATCTTGGATGGGTGACAGGAACTGGTGGCGGTATAAGTATAAAACTGGA TGATGAAATCTACATCGCCCCGTCGGGTGTGCAAAAAGAACGAATTCAACCAGATGATCTCTTCATCCAGAACATCGAGGGAGATGATTTGCAGACACCACCAGATTATAAAAA GCTAACCAAAAGCCAATGCACACCGCTTTTCATGCTGGCTTATAAGGATCGCAATGCTGGCGCTGTTATCCATACCCACAGTCCAGCGGCGGTGATGGCAACGCTGCTCTGGCCGGGAAAGGAGTTCCGCTGTACTCACTTAGAGATGATAAAG GGCATTTACGACTACGAACTGAACCGTAACTTGATGTACGACGAGGAACTGGTGGTACCGATTATAGAGAACACACTGTTTGAAAAAGACCTGGAAGAATCGATGGCTAAGGCGTTACGAGACTATCCTGGAACATCGGCCATTCTTGTGCGCCGCCATGGTGTGTACGTTTGGGGGCACAACTGGCAGAAGGCAAAGACGAT GGCTGAATGCTACGATTACCTTTTCTCATTATCGGTGGAAATGCACAAGGTTGGACTAGATTCGGATGCTGTACCGAAACGACACTAA
- the LOC128270407 gene encoding uncharacterized protein LOC128270407, producing MSMKSFNGMFISLLTTTLLMSHIVITNALLKRCYQCRSRSELGSCKDPFLFNATVVENERGVTAVPCASGWCGKVIEGMGSFREDDYDMATQRMCVQRGPSDSEDRCAYTVYNHKKVYMCFCQGDLCNHGTVYFRNTQRTWAIITGGSLLLMLSQRFFL from the exons ATGTCGATGAAATCGTTTAACGGAATGTTTATCAGTTTATTGACAACGACCTTACTTATGAGCCATATTGTAATAACAAACG cTCTGCTGAAACGTTGCTACCAGTGTCGATCACGGAGCGAACTTGGTAGCTGCAAAGATCCGTTTCTTTTCAACGCAACCGTGGTAGAGAATGAACGTGGCGTTACAGCAGTTCCGTGTGCTTCCGGTTGGTGTGGCAAGGTCATCGAAGGAATGGGATCCTTCCGAGAAGATG ACTACGATATGGCCACACAACGCATGTGTGTGCAGCGAGGACCATCAGACTCCGAAGACCGGTGTGCGTACACAGTGTACAACCACAAAAAGGTGTATATGTGCTTTTGCCAAGGTGATCTCTGCAATCATGGTACCGTCTACTTTCGCAATACTCAACGCACTTGGGCCATTATCACCGGAGGATCACTGCTGTTGATGCTTTCGCAACGATTTTTTCTTTGA
- the LOC128274429 gene encoding clusterin-associated protein 1, translated as MAFKDVRDLGEQLKLLGYPNHIPVSVLNTPYGGPESFKAYSDVLQWLINRLEPNQGLAGGSRTEQERILFIRSATEFLVTKSSIKMNPRKLYASSMAASLELLKVTTLLISSPKVTGKEEESIKSHLEIDFSDKINDLKTVRGLSSELTNKGALLYDLLMKELVNREIRNVQSTRPLELSAAEKVIRNAISAVQSKHSSISTALQTVKVENANLESKIYRKSSELERSKQRLQALQKVRPAYLEEFEKLEAELKGLYEQYIVRVKCMDTLRAQIINKNRTPTPTSPIARITDSSMTILPEGLVESEDGHEQDDEFDEHDDVKLKTDRRVLRSELLNRDRTSTRFRTRVSEDSPSGKERVKMIGSIEDELGPLDSSMSSGESESDLEMGENGLLDGSLRTDDDEDESLTKMPRESSTINRSAKQDLSDEDF; from the exons ATGGCGTTTAAGGACGTGCGAG ACCTGGGGGAGCAGCTGAAGTTGCTGGGATACCCGAATCACATTCCCGTGTCCGTTTTAAATACGCCGTACGGCGGGCCGGAGAGCTTTAAAGCGTACTCAGATGTGCTGCAGTGGCTCATCAATCGCTTGGAGCCAAACCAGGGACTGGCCGGTGGATCACGTACCGAGCAGGAGCGCATACTATTCATACGTTCGGCGACCGAGTTTCTCGTCACGAAGTCAAGCATCAAAATGAATCCTAGAAAGCTGTACGCCAGCTCTATGGCTGCCTCGCTCGAGCTATTGAAAGTCACCACACTGCTCATCTCGTCACCCAAAGTAACCGGCAAAGAGGAAGAATCGATCAAATCGCACTTAGAGATCGATTTTTCGGATAAAATCAACGACCTCAAAACAGTGAGGGGTTTGTCGTCGGAGCTAACAAACAAGGGCGCACTTCTGTACGATCTGCTCATGAAGGAGTTGGTAAACCGAGAAATTCGCAACGTACAATCCACTCGACCACTAGAGCTGTCGGCGGCAGAAAAGGTGATTAGAAATGCAATATCTGCCGTACAGTCAAAgcacagcagcatcagcacggCGTTGCAAACCGTAAAGGTTGAGAACGCAAACCTGGAGTCCAAGATTTATCGAAAATCGTCGGAGTTGGAGCGCTCGAAGCAGCGATTGCAAGCACTACAAAAGGTGCGCCCGGCATATTTGGAAGAGTTCGAGAAGCTAGAGGCGGAGCTAAAGGGTCTGTACGAGCAGTATATAGTGCGAGTCAAATGTATGGATACATTAAGGGCACAGATCAtcaacaaaaaccgaaccccaACGCCAACGTCTCCGATCGCCAGAATAACGGACAGTAGCATGACCATTCTGCCCGAAGGGCTAGTGGAATCGGAAGATGGGCATGAGCAAGATGATGAATTCGATGAGCACGACGACGTGAAGTTGAAAACGGATCGGCGCGTGTTGAGAAGTGAGCTGCTGAACCGTGACCGAACGTCGACCAGATTCCGGACGCGCGTTAGTGAGGACTCACCTAGCGGCAAAGAGCGTGTCAAGATGATCGGCAGCATCGAAGACGAGCTTGGACCACTCGACAGTTCGATGAGCTCCGGGGAGTCTGAGAGTGATTTGGAAATGGGAGAAAATGGAT TACTGGATGGTAGCCTTCGtaccgatgacgatgaagaCGAAAGCCTCACCAAAATGCCCCGGGAAAGCTCAACGATCAATCGAAGTGCGAAGCAGGATCTTAGTGATGAAGACTTCTAA
- the LOC128270389 gene encoding longitudinals lacking protein, isoforms H/M/V-like isoform X1, with product MANLTNMSPQQFSLRWNNYTNYIAGAFDALRYEEDFVDVTLCCEGRKIRAHKILLSACSPYFKEVFKENPCQHPVIIFKNVRHSDLMSIVEFMYQGEVSVAQDQLPSFLHTAELLSIRGLTDSSNEPRQQQQQTGSSASIAQQLLQTQGQTALLEKPTTITTADSLFLTLPSNSTIVHQPKLLQAQIQTPIISKTIIKAATTEMPALTTPSGTITVPIAQSPQQQQSAIAKIQVQTSQQQQAAQQSQQVQVQMQQVPQVVQQVQQVQQVQHVQQVQQVQQVTQQSQQQQSHLQQQIQQPVQTQATTLQEVVDSVVQPKKKKIKIQQIITSQSAASTVPAMTVAVTATASGQSGDSDMFEPEAYTIATTKVDASRTQQEQQEQTGIETYTESAQSSGAALKIEMPEFISVGEAMTTGSANNNSFMQESYELVGENIEDKDVDDDEMAQDNIEIEGSDIDMSRIFQGSSDEQKSNILQVSLEKIEITTEDKLYKCPECRRSFCSTNAMKRHRQAKHTNSQVSFMCALCDARFKTKWSLSTHKSKYHRGQSTSFTIRSTDGASSAATIEVVTGESATGSSAPSGASGPTSAKILKTDHTGTSSQEAQKRASSGGMVTRIKSQIITPEDP from the exons ATGGCGAATTTAACAAACATGTCGCCACAGCAATTTTCGCTGCGGTGGAATAATTACACTAACTACATAGCCGGCGCGTTTGATGCTCTCCGTTACGAGGAGGACTTTGTGGACGTAACGCTCTGCTGCGAGGGTCGCAAAATCCGCGCACACAAGATTTTACTGTCTGCCTGCAGCCCGTACTTCAAAGAAGTATTCAAGGAGAATCCATGCCAGCATCCGGTGATCATCTTTAAGAATGTGCGCCACAGCGACCTGATGTCGATCGTAGAGTTTATGTACCAGGGCGAGGTGAGCGTCGCCCAGGATCAGTTGCCATCGTTTTTGCACACGGCTGAATTGTTATCGATCCGAGGGTTGACCGATAGCTCGAACGaaccacggcaacaacagcaacagacgGGTTCGTCTGCCTCCATCGCGCAACAGCTACTACAAACGCAAGGTCAGACGGCACTACTGGAAAAGCCCACCACGATCACGACCGCGGATTCGCTGTTTCTCACTCTGCCATCTAACTCAACTATCGTCCATCAACCGAAGTTACTGCAGGCGCAAATACAAACGCCGATCATCAGTAAGACTATAATCAAAGCCGCAACAACCGAGATGCCGGCCCTGACGACGCCTAGTGGCACTATTACCGTACCTATTGCACAGTcgccacagcaacaacagtcgGCGATTGCCAAGATCCAAGTACAAACGtcgcaacaacagcaagccGCTCAACAGTCCCAACAGGTGCAAGTACAGATGCAGCAAGTCCCACAAGTAGTCCAGCAAGTTCAACAAGTACAGCAAGTACAGCATGTTCAGCAAGTTCAGCAAGTGCAACAAGTTACGCAGCAAtcccagcaacagcaatcgcACCTTCAGCAACAAATTCAGCAACCAGTCCAAACGCAAGCCACAACGTTACAGGAAGTAGTCGACAGTGTAGTCCaacccaaaaagaaaaaaataaagataCAGCAGATTATTACTTCGCAATCGGCAGCCAGCACTGTACCAGCAATGACAGTCGCTGTAACTGCCACAGCTTCTGGCCAGTCGGGCGACAGTGACATGTTTGAACCGGAAGCCTACACCATCGCGACTACCAAGGTTGATGCGTCACGTACACAGCAAGAACAACAAGAGCAAACTGGTA TTGAAACTTACACAGAATCAGCCCAATCTTCAGGTGCAGCACTTAAAATCGAAATGCCAGAATTTATCAGCGTTGGCGAGGCAATGACCACTGGAAGCGCGAACAATAACTCGTTTATGCAAG AGAGCTACGAATTAGTTGGTGAAAATATAGAGGATAAAGATGTAGATGACGATGAAATGGCACAGGACAACATAGAAATCGAAGGTTCAGATATAGATATGA GTCGCATCTTCCAGGGGTCATCAGACGAGCAGAAATCGAACATATTGCAAG TCAGCCTGGAAAAGATTGAAATAACCACTGAGGACAAGCTCTACAAATGCCCTGAGTGTCGGCGATCCTTCTGTTCCACCAACGCTATGAAACGCCATCGGCAGGCAAAGCACACGAACTCGCAAGTTTCCTTTATGTGCGCCCTATGCGATGCTCGCTTCAAAACTAAATGGTCGCTATCAACGCATAAATCGAAATATCATCGCGGTCAAAGCACCTCATTCACTATACGTTCTACCGACGGGGCGTCGTCTGCTGCTACAATCGAAGTAGTCACTGGTGAGAGCGCGACCGGCAGTTCCGCGCCATCCGGTGCTAGTGGTCCTACTAGCGCGAAGATATTGAAGACTGATCATACCGGCACTAGTAGCCAGGAAGCCCAGAAACGTGCATCTTCTGGAGGAATGGTGACACGCATTAAGTCACAAATAATCACACCCGAAGACCCTTAG